A stretch of Henckelia pumila isolate YLH828 chromosome 4, ASM3356847v2, whole genome shotgun sequence DNA encodes these proteins:
- the LOC140862614 gene encoding uncharacterized mitochondrial protein AtMg00300-like, producing the protein MKAIKDNALYIFKGDTNIVGGTTSVQTEDKTRLWHLRLGHVSERGLQEQSKQGLLGGDKIHTLKLCERSILGKAKRVSSSKEKHTTEHPLAYIHSDLWVPSRTETRGGGRYFMTIIDEYSRKVWTFVLKAKDEAYNKFKYWLQVVENKTDWRMKHLRTDNGL; encoded by the coding sequence ATGAAAGCAATTAAAGACAATGCTCTTTACATCTTTAAGGGTGATACCAATATCGTTGGTGGAACTACAAGTGTTCAAACAGAGGACAAGACAAGACTTTGGCACTTAAGGCTAGGACATGTGAGTGAGAGAGGCCTTCAAGAGCAATCGAAACAAGGTCTTTTAGGAGGAGATAAAATACATACACTGAAGTTGTGTGAGAGAAGTATTTTAGGAAAGGCAAAGAGGGTATCCTCCAGCAAAGAAAAACACACCACAGAGCATCCTCTAGCATACATACATTCTGATCTATGGGTACCATCAAGGACAGAGACTCGTGGAGGTGGGAGATACTTCATGACAATaattgatgaatactccagGAAAGTATGGACATTTGTTCTAAAGGCAAAGGATGAAGCatataataaattcaaatattgGTTGCAAGTAGTTGAAAACAAAACAGATTGGAGGATGAAGCACTTGAGAACAGATAATGGATTATAG
- the LOC140862613 gene encoding protein SHI RELATED SEQUENCE 3-like, translating into MNMRREEKVGESAGGASKRCQDCGNQAKKDCQHLRCRSCCKSRGFACETHVKSTWVPVSLRNHPMLLQKHSATVQFHQPNPKRYRTIGAAPDQPPPSLGLQEGDFPVEACFPAVFRCVRVSSLDNAINQYAYQTSVSIGGRVFTGILYDQGPEVLEGTGNYVTGESSTSPAAGIGIGLLQQQNFVPSTTVTATGTTSSTPYPLPFCGFTTTTAQFFDQYPKS; encoded by the exons ATGAAtatgagaagagaagaaaaggtAGGTGAGAGTGCAGGTGGAGCAAGCAAAAGGTGCCAAGACTGTGGGAACCAAGCAAAGAAAGATTGCCAACACTTGAGGTGCAGAAGTTGTTGCAAAAGCCGGGGATTTGCTTGCGAAACCCACGTTAAGAGTACTTGGGTTCCTGTTTCTCTAAGGAACCACCCAATGTTGCTGCAGAAACATTCGGCTACTGTTCAGTTCCATCAACCAAACCCTAAAAGATACAGAACCATTGGTGCAGCCCCTGATCAGCCACCTCCATCATTAG GTCTACAAGAAGGCGATTTTCCCGTGGAAGCCTGTTTTCCAGCTGTGTTTCGTTGCGTTCGTGTGAGTTCACTGGACAACGCAATAAATCAGTACGCGTACCAAACATCAGTAAGCATCGGAGGCCGTGTGTTCACAGGCATTCTGTATGATCAAGGGCCTGAAGTACTGGAGGGAACTGGAAACTATGTAACAGGAGAGAGCTCTACCTCACCTGCAGCTGGTATTGGTATTGGTTTGTTGCAGCAACAAAATTTTGTCCCGAGTACAACTGTTACTGCAACCGGTACTACTTCATCCACTCCATACCCTCTCCCCTTTTGTGGATTCACCACTACTACCGCACAGTTCTTTGATCAGTACCCCAAATCATGA